Proteins from a single region of Streptomyces glaucescens:
- a CDS encoding MFS transporter has protein sequence MDGSVLYLAMPGITSALTPGTDQALWILDSYGFVVSSLLIAFGNLGDRYGRLRFLLGGAVVFGLGSAGAALSPSPELLIACRVLMGLGGATLLPSGLAIVGSLFPDPRQRSRAIGVFAATFAAGFAAGPVIGGLLLSRFAWGSVFLINIPVVVVFVALAPFLLREVRVCGPGRVDALGVALSAAGILLTVYAVKTAAAEGPTATRAGCALAGVALLAWFAHRQLTVDHPLVDLRLFRDRVFSVAILTGLLSLVAWAAAGYLTGVYLQSVLGYGVLAAALLALPGAAVLTTACIGAGGVVDRIGKRSALIASHFFMGGGLLLLLLTTTGQGVAAFIASSVVTGVGYGLSFSLVADTAVAAVPAARAGSAASLAETSNELGNALGISLLGSLAALCFRLTGPGVADTLDETLDTPGLPATAAAEAERAFVTGMHWAIGVASVLCLALGVLAVRWVPKETGSG, from the coding sequence ATGGACGGCTCCGTCCTCTACCTCGCGATGCCGGGCATCACCTCCGCCCTCACCCCGGGCACCGACCAGGCGCTGTGGATCCTGGACAGCTACGGCTTCGTGGTCTCGTCCCTGCTCATCGCCTTCGGCAACCTCGGCGACCGCTACGGCAGACTCCGCTTCCTGCTGGGCGGCGCCGTCGTCTTCGGCCTCGGCTCGGCGGGCGCCGCCCTCTCACCGAGTCCCGAACTGCTCATCGCCTGCCGGGTGCTGATGGGCCTGGGCGGCGCGACCCTGCTGCCCTCCGGTCTCGCGATCGTCGGCAGCCTCTTCCCCGACCCGCGGCAGCGCTCCCGGGCCATCGGCGTCTTCGCGGCCACCTTCGCCGCGGGCTTCGCGGCCGGCCCGGTGATCGGCGGCCTGCTGCTCAGCAGGTTCGCCTGGGGCTCCGTCTTCCTCATCAACATCCCGGTCGTCGTCGTCTTCGTCGCCCTCGCCCCGTTCCTGCTGCGTGAGGTGCGCGTCTGCGGTCCCGGCCGCGTCGACGCCCTCGGCGTCGCCCTGTCCGCCGCCGGCATCCTGCTGACGGTGTACGCGGTGAAGACCGCCGCGGCGGAGGGCCCGACCGCCACCCGGGCCGGCTGCGCACTCGCCGGTGTCGCCCTCCTGGCCTGGTTCGCACACCGGCAGCTCACTGTCGACCACCCGCTGGTCGACCTGCGGCTCTTCCGGGACCGGGTCTTCTCCGTGGCGATCCTCACCGGACTGCTGTCCCTGGTCGCCTGGGCGGCGGCGGGCTACCTCACCGGCGTCTACCTCCAGTCGGTCCTCGGTTACGGCGTCCTGGCGGCGGCCCTGCTGGCGCTGCCCGGCGCGGCCGTCCTGACCACCGCCTGCATCGGCGCCGGCGGCGTGGTGGACCGGATCGGCAAGCGCTCGGCGCTCATCGCCTCGCACTTCTTCATGGGCGGCGGTCTGCTGCTCCTCCTGCTGACGACCACCGGTCAGGGTGTGGCGGCGTTCATCGCCTCCTCCGTCGTCACCGGCGTCGGCTACGGCCTCTCCTTCAGCCTGGTGGCGGACACGGCGGTCGCGGCGGTCCCCGCGGCACGCGCCGGATCGGCCGCCTCCCTCGCCGAGACCAGCAACGAACTCGGCAACGCCCTCGGCATCTCGCTGCTCGGCTCGCTCGCGGCCCTGTGCTTCCGGCTGACCGGCCCCGGCGTGGCCGACACCCTCGACGAGACCCTGGACACCCCGGGCCTGCCCGCCACCGCGGCCGCCGAGGCCGAGCGCGCCTTCGTCACCGGCATGCACTGGGCGATCGGCGTGGCGAGCGTGCTGTGCCTGGCACTCGGGGTGCTGGCCGTGCGGTGGGTGCCGAAGGAGACAGGGAGCGGGTGA
- a CDS encoding antitoxin, producing the protein MGKLGDMMNKAKQMAKGHPDQADKGVSGAERMVDDRTGNKYDAKTDKAADTVRRSYREGGGTPER; encoded by the coding sequence ATGGGCAAGCTGGGCGACATGATGAACAAGGCCAAGCAGATGGCCAAGGGCCACCCCGACCAGGCGGACAAGGGCGTGTCCGGCGCCGAGCGCATGGTCGACGACCGGACCGGCAACAAGTACGACGCCAAGACCGACAAGGCCGCCGACACGGTGCGGCGTTCCTACCGGGAAGGCGGCGGCACGCCGGAGCGCTGA
- a CDS encoding CGNR zinc finger domain-containing protein translates to MDSSAPPTGEPLPLDLVNTRPLNGASRADLLDTPDRLAAWLARQADRLGAEADGPAPTEADLAPVRAVRAHTEAALRALLDGRRPPQSALRGLADAQRAAPAVLVPDWDGATVVVAPRRSGPLGTRLAALLAEAAAALLADPAVTRVKECEADDCVLLFLPAHPRRRWCSPARCGNRTRVARHYRRHKSP, encoded by the coding sequence ATGGACTCCAGCGCACCACCCACCGGCGAGCCCCTGCCCCTGGACCTCGTCAACACCCGCCCGCTGAACGGCGCGAGCCGTGCCGATCTGCTGGACACCCCGGACCGGCTGGCCGCCTGGCTGGCCCGGCAGGCGGACCGGCTGGGCGCGGAGGCCGACGGTCCCGCGCCGACCGAGGCCGACCTCGCCCCCGTCCGGGCCGTGCGGGCCCACACCGAGGCGGCGCTGCGCGCCCTGCTGGATGGGCGGCGGCCGCCGCAGTCCGCGCTGCGCGGTCTCGCCGACGCCCAGCGGGCCGCACCGGCCGTCCTCGTCCCGGACTGGGACGGGGCGACGGTCGTCGTCGCGCCGCGTCGCAGCGGTCCGCTCGGCACCCGGCTCGCCGCGCTGCTCGCGGAGGCCGCCGCCGCGCTGCTGGCCGACCCGGCGGTCACCCGGGTCAAGGAGTGCGAGGCCGACGACTGCGTCCTGCTGTTCCTGCCGGCGCACCCCCGCCGCCGCTGGTGCTCCCCCGCCCGCTGCGGCAACCGCACCCGGGTCGCCCGCCATTACCGGCGGCACAAGAGCCCTTGA
- a CDS encoding ATP-binding cassette domain-containing protein, translated as MTTVTETPLVELRGAGKSYGNIRALHGVDLTVRPSTVTCVLGDNGAGKSTLIKIVSGLHQHTEGEFLVDGEPVRFSSPREALDRGIATVYQDLATVPLMPVWRNFFLGSELTKGVWPLRRLDIERMKRTADEELREMGIVLDDLEQPIGTLSGGQRQCVAIARAVHFGARVLILDEPTAALGVKQSGVVLKYVAAARDRGLGVIFITHNPHHAYLVGDHFSVLRLGTLELSADRSEVGLEELTNHMAGGAELAALKHELAQVRGVDVDELPDEEDLRAAAPRPPSRPPSPSSPSSPQSPSSPEGSS; from the coding sequence ATGACCACCGTGACCGAGACACCGCTCGTGGAACTGCGCGGCGCCGGCAAGTCGTACGGCAACATCCGCGCCCTGCACGGCGTCGACCTCACCGTCCGCCCGTCCACGGTGACCTGCGTGCTCGGGGACAACGGAGCCGGCAAGTCCACCCTCATCAAGATCGTCTCCGGGTTGCACCAGCACACCGAGGGCGAGTTCCTGGTCGACGGGGAGCCGGTCCGCTTCTCCTCCCCGCGCGAGGCCCTGGACCGGGGCATCGCCACCGTCTACCAGGACCTGGCGACCGTGCCGCTGATGCCGGTGTGGCGGAACTTCTTCCTCGGCTCGGAGCTCACCAAGGGCGTCTGGCCCCTGCGCCGCCTCGACATCGAGCGGATGAAGCGGACCGCCGACGAGGAACTGCGCGAGATGGGCATCGTCCTCGACGACCTCGAACAGCCCATCGGCACCCTCTCCGGCGGCCAGCGCCAGTGCGTCGCGATCGCCCGCGCGGTCCACTTCGGCGCCCGGGTGCTGATCCTCGACGAGCCGACGGCCGCCCTCGGCGTCAAACAGTCCGGCGTCGTCCTCAAGTACGTCGCCGCCGCCCGCGACCGCGGCCTCGGCGTCATCTTCATCACCCACAACCCCCACCACGCCTACCTGGTCGGCGACCACTTCAGCGTGCTGCGCCTGGGCACCCTGGAACTCTCCGCCGACCGCAGCGAGGTCGGGCTCGAAGAGCTGACCAACCACATGGCCGGAGGCGCCGAACTCGCCGCCCTCAAGCACGAGCTCGCCCAGGTGCGCGGCGTCGACGTCGACGAACTCCCCGACGAGGAGGACCTGCGGGCCGCCGCACCGCGCCCCCCGTCGCGCCCCCCGTCCCCGTCGTCCCCGTCGTCCCCGCAGTCCCCGTCGTCCCCGGAAGGCAGCTCCTGA
- a CDS encoding alpha/beta fold hydrolase: MTTSAIAPRISPPARTAHRHVHVDGADVFYRESLPERPDAPVLLLLHGFPSASHQFRRLIDTLGRHYRLIAPDYPGFGHTRVPDDFTYSFERLTDIVEGFTERLGLTRYTLYLFDFGAPVGLRLAQRRPGRVAGLVVQNGNAYLDGLSDAAREFTALTPGTPGAERTVLDLFTLAATRAQYEGGTADPTLVAPEGWLLDQHFLDQPGRKTAQLALAFDYRNNLAAYPDWQAWLRAHRPPTLVTWGTGDPFFTPDGARAYLRDLPEAELHLFPTGHFALEDHLPEIAPLIARFLDRTWDRPASEAS, from the coding sequence ATGACCACTTCGGCGATCGCCCCGCGCATCAGCCCACCCGCCCGCACCGCCCACCGGCACGTGCACGTCGACGGGGCCGACGTCTTCTACCGCGAGTCCCTGCCCGAGCGGCCCGACGCCCCGGTGCTGCTGCTCCTGCACGGCTTCCCGTCCGCCTCCCACCAGTTCCGGCGGCTCATCGACACCCTCGGCCGGCACTACCGGCTGATCGCCCCCGACTACCCGGGCTTCGGGCACACCCGCGTCCCCGACGACTTCACCTACTCCTTCGAGCGGCTCACCGACATCGTCGAAGGCTTCACCGAACGCCTCGGACTGACCCGGTACACGCTGTACCTCTTCGACTTCGGCGCCCCGGTCGGCCTGCGCCTGGCGCAGCGCAGGCCCGGCCGCGTCGCCGGCCTCGTGGTGCAGAACGGCAACGCCTACCTCGACGGACTCTCCGACGCCGCCCGCGAGTTCACCGCCCTCACCCCCGGCACCCCGGGCGCCGAGCGGACCGTCCTCGACCTGTTCACCCTCGCCGCCACCCGCGCCCAGTACGAGGGCGGCACGGCCGATCCGACGCTCGTCGCCCCCGAGGGCTGGCTGCTCGACCAGCACTTCCTCGACCAGCCCGGCCGCAAGACAGCCCAACTCGCCCTCGCCTTCGACTACCGGAACAACCTCGCCGCCTACCCGGACTGGCAGGCATGGCTGCGCGCCCACCGCCCGCCCACCCTCGTCACCTGGGGCACCGGGGACCCGTTCTTCACCCCGGACGGTGCCCGCGCCTATCTGCGCGACCTGCCCGAGGCCGAACTGCACCTGTTCCCCACCGGGCACTTCGCCCTGGAGGACCACCTGCCGGAGATCGCCCCGCTGATCGCCCGTTTCCTCGACCGCACCTGGGACCGACCCGCCTCGGAGGCCTCGTGA
- a CDS encoding GNAT family N-acetyltransferase, translated as MIIRPLTASDTDRVLPLLPAGEVGVWADADTFRERLGTGEYRPERSWLAEDGGDPVALAVWWAGPDDTRPAALDVLNVRDLDGTDGTRTDLAARVLTAAHSAFAATGLTTPPEYHLALPGDWRERPDAVAALRWRREAARRAGLTASLERLRFEWTRGNGVPRPSGRLRFRAEPDDEVFVDLFRRVLDGTLDATSGNGAATVGAEAQARADVAFYRTQMPGDRAWWRIAETPQGRPVGFALPSRNPAFHVVGYLGVLPEHRGHGHVDDLLAETTRILAEEAGADTVRADTDLANTPMAASFTRLGYRNFARRLVLSAP; from the coding sequence GTGATCATCCGCCCGCTCACCGCCTCGGACACCGACCGCGTGCTGCCCCTGCTGCCGGCCGGCGAGGTCGGCGTCTGGGCCGACGCCGACACCTTCCGCGAACGGCTCGGCACGGGTGAGTACCGGCCCGAGCGGAGCTGGCTGGCCGAGGACGGCGGCGATCCGGTCGCCCTCGCCGTCTGGTGGGCCGGACCCGACGACACCCGGCCGGCCGCGCTCGACGTGCTGAACGTCCGCGACCTCGACGGAACCGACGGGACGCGCACGGACCTCGCGGCCCGCGTCCTGACGGCCGCCCACAGCGCCTTCGCCGCCACCGGCCTGACCACCCCGCCCGAGTACCACCTCGCGCTGCCCGGCGACTGGCGCGAGCGCCCCGACGCGGTCGCCGCCCTGCGCTGGCGCCGGGAGGCCGCCCGGCGCGCCGGGCTCACCGCCTCCCTCGAACGGCTCCGCTTCGAGTGGACCCGCGGGAACGGCGTGCCCAGGCCCTCCGGCCGGCTGCGCTTCCGGGCCGAGCCGGACGACGAGGTCTTCGTCGACCTGTTCCGCCGGGTGCTGGACGGCACCCTCGACGCGACCTCCGGCAACGGCGCGGCGACCGTGGGCGCCGAGGCGCAGGCCCGGGCCGACGTCGCCTTCTACCGGACGCAGATGCCCGGCGACCGCGCCTGGTGGCGGATCGCCGAGACCCCGCAGGGCCGCCCGGTCGGCTTCGCCCTGCCCTCCCGCAACCCCGCCTTCCATGTCGTCGGCTACCTCGGCGTGCTGCCCGAGCACCGCGGCCACGGCCATGTGGACGACCTGCTGGCCGAGACCACCCGCATCCTGGCCGAGGAGGCCGGAGCGGACACCGTGCGCGCCGACACCGACCTGGCGAACACCCCGATGGCCGCCTCGTTCACCCGTCTCGGCTACCGCAACTTCGCCCGCCGCCTGGTGCTCTCGGCGCCCTAG
- a CDS encoding sugar phosphate isomerase/epimerase family protein encodes MAPALDRIRVGSAPDSWGVWFPDDPRQVPWERFLDEVAEAGYSWIELGPYGYLPTDPARLADELAERDLKVSAGTVFTGLHRGPAVWESTWEHVGRVAALTRAMGARHLVVIPSFWRDDRTAEILEPPELTAEQWAHLTKGMERLGHEVKESYGLDIVVHPHADTHIDTEAHVERFLDSTDSGLVNLCLDTGHYAYCGGDSVKLIETYGERIGYLHLKQVDPRVLAEVVADGVPFGPAVQRGVMCEPPAGVPDLEPVLVAAQRLGVELFAIVEQDMYPCEPDRPLPIAIRTRRFLRSCGA; translated from the coding sequence ATGGCCCCCGCGCTCGACCGCATCCGGGTGGGTTCCGCCCCGGACTCCTGGGGCGTCTGGTTCCCCGACGACCCGCGCCAGGTGCCCTGGGAACGCTTCCTCGACGAGGTCGCCGAGGCCGGATACTCCTGGATCGAGCTGGGCCCGTACGGCTACCTGCCGACCGACCCGGCCCGGCTCGCCGACGAGCTGGCCGAACGGGACCTGAAGGTCTCCGCGGGCACCGTCTTCACCGGCCTGCACCGCGGCCCGGCCGTCTGGGAGTCCACCTGGGAGCACGTCGGCCGGGTCGCCGCGCTCACCCGGGCCATGGGCGCGCGGCACCTCGTCGTCATCCCCTCCTTCTGGCGGGACGACAGGACCGCCGAGATCCTGGAACCGCCGGAGCTGACCGCCGAGCAGTGGGCCCACCTCACCAAGGGCATGGAACGGCTCGGCCACGAGGTGAAGGAGTCCTACGGCCTGGACATCGTCGTCCACCCGCACGCCGACACCCACATCGACACCGAGGCGCACGTCGAGCGGTTCCTCGACTCCACCGACTCCGGCCTGGTCAACCTCTGCCTGGACACCGGGCACTACGCCTACTGCGGCGGCGACAGCGTCAAGCTGATCGAGACGTACGGCGAGCGCATCGGCTACCTCCACCTCAAGCAGGTCGACCCGCGGGTCCTGGCCGAAGTGGTCGCGGACGGCGTGCCGTTCGGGCCCGCGGTGCAGCGCGGCGTGATGTGCGAACCGCCCGCCGGGGTGCCGGACCTGGAACCCGTCCTGGTGGCGGCGCAGCGCCTCGGCGTGGAGCTGTTCGCCATCGTCGAGCAGGACATGTACCCCTGCGAGCCGGACAGGCCCCTGCCGATCGCGATCCGCACCCGCAGGTTCCTGCGCTCCTGCGGGGCCTGA
- a CDS encoding Gfo/Idh/MocA family oxidoreductase, with the protein MRIGILGLGRIGAFHAETLSGLDAVESLVLTDPFADAAKAAAERFGGEVVDSPEAVLSAGVDGVVIAAATDAHPELIRAAVRAAVPVFCEKPVARTMGEGVAVLDFVRGTDVPVQIGYNRRFDAGFAAARAAVRSGELGPLHTVRSTTLDPAPPPAAYIAASGGIFRDCSVHDFDIIRWVTGREVTEVYAVGGNRGAGPIAAAGDADTTGALLTLDDGTIAVVSNSRHNARGYDVRMELHGFTDSIAVGLDDKLPLRSVEPGAGFPAGTPHDFFMDRFAAAYRAELAAFTEVVAGLRPSPCTVEDALEAGWVAEACTLSRAEHRPVTIAEVRTA; encoded by the coding sequence ATGCGCATCGGAATCCTCGGGCTCGGCCGTATCGGCGCCTTCCACGCCGAGACCCTCTCCGGACTCGACGCGGTCGAGTCGCTCGTGCTCACCGATCCGTTCGCGGACGCCGCCAAGGCCGCCGCGGAGCGCTTCGGCGGGGAGGTCGTGGACTCGCCGGAGGCGGTGCTGTCCGCCGGGGTCGACGGGGTGGTGATCGCCGCCGCGACCGACGCCCACCCGGAGTTGATCCGCGCCGCCGTGCGGGCCGCGGTGCCCGTCTTCTGCGAGAAGCCCGTCGCCCGGACCATGGGCGAGGGAGTGGCGGTGCTGGACTTCGTCCGGGGCACGGACGTGCCGGTCCAGATCGGCTACAACCGCCGCTTCGACGCCGGGTTCGCCGCCGCGCGCGCCGCCGTGCGCAGTGGTGAGCTGGGTCCGCTGCACACCGTCCGGTCGACCACCCTTGACCCGGCGCCGCCGCCCGCCGCGTACATCGCGGCCTCCGGCGGCATCTTCCGGGACTGCTCGGTGCACGACTTCGACATCATCCGCTGGGTCACCGGCCGGGAGGTGACCGAGGTGTACGCCGTCGGCGGCAACCGGGGCGCCGGCCCGATCGCCGCCGCGGGCGACGCGGACACCACCGGCGCGCTGCTCACCCTGGACGACGGGACGATCGCGGTCGTCTCCAACTCCCGTCACAACGCCCGGGGTTACGACGTACGGATGGAGCTGCACGGCTTCACGGACTCGATCGCGGTCGGCCTGGACGACAAGCTGCCGCTGCGCTCGGTGGAGCCGGGCGCCGGCTTCCCGGCCGGGACGCCGCACGACTTCTTCATGGACCGCTTCGCCGCCGCCTACCGCGCCGAACTCGCCGCGTTCACGGAGGTGGTGGCCGGTCTGCGGCCCTCGCCGTGCACGGTCGAGGACGCGCTGGAGGCGGGCTGGGTCGCCGAGGCGTGCACCCTGTCGCGGGCCGAGCACCGGCCGGTGACGATCGCGGAGGTGCGCACCGCCTGA
- a CDS encoding ABC transporter permease, with protein sequence MSTSRQAAPVVPAPPAPGPKETDGRTARRPLALRLLARPETGVFLGAVAVFVFFLFAAPAVRDGSSMANILYQSSTIGIMALPVALLMIGGEFDLSAGVAVITSALTASMISYQLTMNVWAGVLVALAVSLGAGLLNGWMLVRTGLPSFLVTLGTFLILQGVNLAVTKLITGNVATDDIGDMDGFGQAEAVFASSFGVGGVQVRITVVWWLVFAALATWVLLRTRYGNWIFAVGGNQQSARAVGVPVTFTKVSLFALVGLGAWFVGMHQLFSFNTVQSGEGVGQELIYIAAAVIGGCLLTGGHGSAIGPVFGAFMFGMVQQGIVYAGWNPDWFKAFLGVMLLGATLINLWVRRTATRR encoded by the coding sequence ATGAGCACGTCCCGGCAGGCCGCGCCGGTGGTGCCCGCGCCGCCCGCGCCCGGCCCGAAGGAGACCGACGGGCGCACCGCCCGGCGCCCGCTCGCGCTGCGGCTGCTGGCCCGGCCGGAGACGGGCGTCTTCCTCGGCGCCGTCGCGGTGTTCGTGTTCTTCCTGTTCGCCGCGCCCGCGGTGCGCGACGGCAGCTCGATGGCAAACATCCTCTACCAGTCGTCGACGATCGGGATCATGGCGCTTCCGGTGGCCCTGCTGATGATCGGCGGCGAGTTCGACCTGTCGGCCGGCGTCGCGGTGATCACGTCCGCGCTCACCGCGAGCATGATCAGCTACCAGCTCACGATGAACGTCTGGGCCGGTGTGCTCGTCGCCCTCGCCGTCTCGCTCGGGGCCGGCCTGCTCAACGGCTGGATGCTGGTGCGGACCGGGCTGCCGAGCTTCCTGGTCACCCTCGGCACCTTCCTGATCCTCCAGGGCGTCAACCTGGCCGTCACCAAGCTGATCACCGGCAACGTCGCCACCGACGACATCGGTGACATGGACGGCTTCGGCCAGGCCGAGGCGGTCTTCGCCTCGTCGTTCGGCGTCGGCGGCGTCCAGGTGAGGATCACCGTCGTGTGGTGGCTGGTCTTCGCGGCCCTCGCCACCTGGGTGCTGCTGCGCACCCGCTACGGCAACTGGATCTTCGCGGTCGGCGGGAACCAGCAGAGCGCGCGGGCCGTCGGCGTGCCCGTGACGTTCACCAAGGTGTCGCTGTTCGCGCTGGTCGGCCTCGGCGCCTGGTTCGTCGGCATGCACCAGCTGTTCTCCTTCAACACGGTGCAGTCCGGCGAGGGCGTCGGCCAGGAGCTGATCTACATCGCCGCGGCGGTGATCGGCGGCTGTCTGCTCACCGGCGGCCACGGCTCCGCGATCGGCCCGGTCTTCGGTGCTTTCATGTTCGGCATGGTGCAGCAGGGCATCGTCTACGCGGGCTGGAACCCGGACTGGTTCAAGGCCTTCCTCGGCGTGATGCTGCTCGGCGCCACCCTGATCAATCTGTGGGTCCGCAGGACCGCGACCCGGAGGTGA
- a CDS encoding TetR/AcrR family transcriptional regulator, translating to MAIDKQPRQASSPGLSRDVIVAAALRVADAEGVAALSMRRLATELDSGVMSLYRHVANKDALLTAITQAACDEHPYPDPAPDDWREAMRLAARLDWEVYCAHPWALVTSSSARHFSDTTCLDWMVDALAGLTDDPDLARSFAIAVWSYVQGVCIQHVAQQLLPGGDEREQSPLRATEADFETGLETLLDGMEQRALRTAPSRAPRTFSAPGGRPPA from the coding sequence ATGGCCATCGACAAGCAGCCCCGGCAAGCGAGTTCACCGGGCCTGTCGCGGGACGTCATCGTGGCGGCCGCGCTGCGCGTCGCCGATGCCGAGGGCGTCGCCGCGCTCTCGATGCGGCGCCTCGCCACCGAGCTGGACTCGGGAGTCATGTCCCTCTACCGGCACGTGGCGAACAAGGACGCCCTGCTCACCGCGATCACCCAGGCGGCGTGCGACGAGCACCCGTATCCCGACCCCGCCCCGGACGACTGGCGGGAGGCGATGCGGCTCGCGGCGCGGCTGGACTGGGAGGTGTACTGCGCCCACCCCTGGGCGCTGGTGACCTCCAGCTCCGCCCGGCACTTCTCCGACACCACCTGCCTCGACTGGATGGTGGACGCCCTCGCGGGGCTCACCGACGACCCCGATCTCGCGCGGTCGTTCGCGATCGCCGTGTGGTCGTACGTGCAGGGCGTGTGCATCCAGCACGTGGCGCAGCAACTGCTGCCCGGCGGGGACGAGCGGGAGCAGTCACCGCTGCGCGCCACCGAGGCGGACTTCGAGACGGGGCTGGAGACCCTGCTCGACGGGATGGAGCAGCGGGCGCTCCGTACCGCGCCGTCCCGGGCGCCGCGCACCTTCTCCGCACCCGGCGGCCGGCCGCCCGCCTGA
- a CDS encoding substrate-binding domain-containing protein: MDRTPRDRSSRSRSRSTTSALAVAAVAALALAGCSSGSGGKKAEESAQGAAAGKASTPRMTVALITHQSPGDTFWDIVRKGAEAAAAKDNIKLVYSADPGAGNQAGLVQNAIDQKVDGIAVTLAKPDALKDAVSRAKVAGIPVVGLNSGVSEWRELGLLEFFGQDETVAGEALGKRLNESGAAKAVCVIQEQGNIGLTQRCDGVRKTFSGDTETLYVNGTDMPSVKSTITAKLKEDDAVDYVVTLGAPFALTAAQSVAEAGSKARIATFDLNKQLTGAIADGRVEFAVDQQPYLQGYLAVDSLWLYENNGNYSGGGEQPVLTGPAFVDKSNVGRVAGFAAKGTR; the protein is encoded by the coding sequence ATGGACCGCACTCCTCGGGACCGCTCGTCCCGCTCCCGCTCCCGCAGCACCACCTCAGCCCTGGCCGTGGCAGCGGTCGCGGCCCTGGCCCTCGCCGGCTGCTCCAGCGGATCCGGCGGCAAGAAGGCCGAGGAGTCTGCGCAGGGCGCCGCCGCGGGCAAGGCCTCCACCCCCCGGATGACGGTCGCCCTGATCACCCACCAGTCACCCGGCGACACCTTCTGGGACATCGTCCGCAAGGGGGCGGAGGCCGCCGCCGCCAAGGACAACATCAAGCTGGTCTACTCGGCAGACCCGGGCGCGGGCAACCAGGCCGGCCTGGTGCAGAACGCGATCGACCAGAAGGTCGACGGCATCGCCGTCACCCTCGCCAAGCCGGACGCCCTCAAGGACGCGGTGAGCAGGGCGAAGGTGGCCGGTATACCCGTGGTCGGCCTCAACTCCGGTGTCAGCGAGTGGCGCGAGCTCGGGCTCCTGGAGTTCTTCGGGCAGGACGAGACCGTGGCCGGTGAGGCGCTCGGCAAGCGGCTGAACGAGTCCGGCGCCGCAAAGGCCGTCTGCGTCATCCAGGAACAGGGCAACATCGGCCTCACCCAGCGCTGCGACGGCGTACGGAAGACCTTCTCCGGCGACACGGAGACCCTGTACGTCAACGGCACCGACATGCCCTCGGTGAAGTCCACCATCACCGCGAAGCTCAAGGAGGACGACGCCGTCGACTACGTCGTCACCCTCGGCGCGCCCTTCGCGCTGACGGCGGCGCAGTCGGTGGCGGAGGCCGGGAGCAAGGCGAGGATCGCCACCTTCGACCTCAACAAGCAGCTCACCGGCGCCATCGCCGACGGCCGCGTCGAGTTCGCCGTCGACCAGCAGCCCTACCTCCAGGGCTACCTGGCGGTCGATTCCCTGTGGCTCTACGAGAACAACGGCAACTACAGCGGCGGCGGCGAGCAGCCCGTGCTGACCGGCCCGGCGTTCGTCGACAAGTCGAACGTCGGCCGGGTCGCCGGGTTCGCCGCCAAGGGAACCCGGTGA